Proteins from one Agelaius phoeniceus isolate bAgePho1 chromosome 10, bAgePho1.hap1, whole genome shotgun sequence genomic window:
- the PHC3 gene encoding polyhomeotic-like protein 3 isoform X2, whose product MVLPAPPSRCVGIAPEAGRGSRRLGAGEPQARSGPGRRLRDPRASSAPRPRRAAPRAGAGGDRAEGEGERSGARRRGRAAQDFSRRGGAGARRAPGGSFAAPGCGCQSRACPPALYMGSLRRDSTPVERDAPRRNGGGAAAAVAPSRLDKRCTAMENEANTTTCSAPTTSVTTTSTSRTPLPQISVYSGSDRHAVQVIQQALHRPPSSAAQYLQQMYAAQQQHLMLQTAALQQQHLSSTQFQSLATVPQASLSGGRQCTSPTGSVTQQSSMSQTSIISRSQTSNTTSSSITQQTMLLGSTSPTLSASQAQMYLRAQMLIFTPATTVAAVQSDIPVVSSSSSSSCQSAATQVQNLTVRSQKLGVLSSSQNGPPKSSSQSQSLCPSKAASSSKGSSDASESNRKGESPAPECRSTPVTRTSSIHHLIAPASYSPLQPHSLVKHQQIPLHSPPPKISHHQLILQQQQQQVQPIALQTPPGQEPPPSQHCLPLPSHALPPAPSSAQSHCSPIHIHPPPLTLSPTPSQSAQQSVVVSPPPSHSPSQSPTIIIHPQALIQSQASSLVPAALQPEPAAPQAAAANPARPSQPLSLPQHLPLPPSPAVHIGAVEPPSLVSPGQQLVSSTPHQQYPALQSAPIPLAAPPQLSASSTQIQPLPLQSVQSLQVQPEILSQGQVLVQNTLVSEEELPAAEALVQLPFQTLPPPQTVAVNLQVQPSVPIETPVIYQVENVCEEEMPEDSDCVHMARTPTPPTLSPPAITLGNGEALNSEDPLSEHGGLPSVTSSVSASVIKSPSDPSHASIPPPPLLLPAATTRSNSTSMPNSIPSLENKPPQAIVKPQILTHVIEGFVIQEGLEPFPVSRSSLLVEQPAEKRLLVEGQIMSVVCVESDLQNTKHADNSSDTEIEDMIAEEGLDEIENDLLKCEFCGKMGYPNKFLRSKRFCSTSCAKRHSLSCTKKFGLFPSDKTSRWNRKSDSQSLGRRGRRPSGPEGASRDHFLRQLPITYPSAEEDLAPHEDAVPTAMTTRLRRQSERERERELRELRMRKMPESIDLLPVVQTDPSVWTVDEVWAFIHSLPGCQDIADEFRAQEIDGQALLLLKEDHLMSAMNIKLGPALKICARINSLKES is encoded by the exons ATGGTGCTCCCGGCGCCGCCGTCCCGCTGTGTCGGCATCGCCCCCGAGGCGGGCCGGGGCAGCCGCAGGCTCGGAGCGGGGGAGCCGCAGGCTCGGAgcgggccggggcggcggcTGCGCGACCCCCGCGCCTccagcgcgccccgcccgcgcCGGGCGGCACCACGCGCGGGGGCGGGAGGGGACCGCGCAGAAGGAGagggggagcggagcggggcgaGGCGGCGCGGGAGGGCAGCGCAGGATTTCTCCCGACGGGGCGGAGCAGGCGCCCGGAGAGCGCCGGGCGGCAGCTTCGCCGCCCCGGGATGCGGCTGTCAGTCCCGTGCGTGTCCCCCTGCGCTCTACATGGGCTCTCTCCGACGGGACTCCACACCTGTGGAGCGGGATGCTCCACGCCGCAACGGAGggggggcagcggcggcggtGGCACCCAG CAGGCTGGACAAACGCTGCACAGCTATGGAGAATGAAGCCAACACAACGACGTGTTCCGCACCCACCACGAGCGTCACCACCACCTCCACCTCGCGCACGCCGCTGCCGCAGATCTCCGTCTACAGCGGCTCTGACAGACATGCTGTCCAG GTTATTCAGCAGGCCTTGCATCGTCCTCCTAGCTCAGCTGCTCAGTACCTCCAGCAGATGTatgcagcccagcagcagcatctaATGCTGCAgactgctgctctgcagcagcagcacttaaGCAGTACCCAATTTCAGAGTCTGGCAACTGTTCCACAG GCAAGCCTGTCAGGTGGGAGGCAATGTACTTCCCCCACTGGGAGTGTCACTCAGCAGTCAAGCATGTCGCAGACCTCG ATAATAAGCCGTTCTCAGACCTCcaacaccaccagcagcagcatcacccaACAGACGATGTTGCTGGGCAGCACCTCTCCCACCCTGAGTGCCAGCCAGGCTCAAATGTATCTCCGAGCTCAGATG CTTATTTTTACTCCTGCGAccactgtggctgctgtccAGTCTGACATTCCTGTTgtctcctcatcctcctcatcttcctgTCAGTCTGCAGCTACTCAG GTTCAGAACTTGACGGTGCGCAGTCAGAAGCTGGGTGTGTTGTCAAGTTCACAGAATGGCCCAccaaagagcagcagccaaagccagTCGCTGTGCCCCAGtaaggctgccagcagctccaagggcagcTCAGATGCCTCAGAGAGCAACAGGAAAGGGGAGAGCCCCGCCCCAGAGTGCCGCAGCACGCCCGTCACACGGACATCCAGCATCCACCACCTCATTGCACCAG CTTCATATTCTCCATTGCAACCTCATTCTCTAGTAAAACATCAGCAGATCCCACTTCATTCACCACCTCCAAAGATTTCCCATCATCagctgatcctgcagcagcagcagcagcaagtccAGCCGATTGCACTTCAGACTCCTCCGGGCCAGGAGCCGCCTCCATCCCAGCACTgtctgcccctgcccagccacgcGCTGCCTCCGGCGCCCAGCAGCGCCCAGTCCCACTGCTCCCCTATCCACATCCATCCTCCCCCTCTCACGCTCTCCCCTACCCCGTCCCAGTCAGCTCAGCAGTCAGTGGTGGTGTCCCCTCCGCCGTCCCACTCCCCGAGTCAGTCACCCACCATAATTATTCACCCTCAAGCCCTTATCCAGTCCCAGGCCAGCTCCCTGGTGCCAGCGGCTCTGCAGCCCGAGCCGGCCGCTCCCCAGGCGGCCGCCGCCAACCCCGCGCGGCCATCGCAGCCGCTGAGCCTCCCGCAGCACCTGCCGCTGCCGCCCTCGCCCGCCGTGCACATCGGGGCCGTGGAGCCGCCCAGCTTGGTTTCCCCGGGCCAGCAGCTCGTGTCCTCCACGCCACACCAGCAGTATCCAGCCCTGCAATCCGCTCCCATCCCTCTGGCAGCTCCGCCTCAGCTCTCGGCATCCTCAACTCAGATTCAACCGCTGCCCCTGCAGTCTGTGCAGTCTTTACAAGTGCAGCCTGAAATTCTGTCCCAGGGCCAGGTTTTGGTTCAAAACACTTTGGTTTCTGAGGAGGAACTtcctgctgcagaggctctggTCCAGCTGCCATTTCAGACTCTTCCACCGCCACAGACCGTCGCAGTAAATCTGCAGGTGCAGCCGTCAGTTCCGATTGAAACTCCAGTG ATTTACCAAGTGGAGAATGTGTGTGAAGAGGAGATGCCCGAGGACTCAGATTGTGTCCACATGGCAAGAACACCTACACCACCCACCTTGTCCCCACCAGCCATAACCTTGGGCAATGGAGAGGCTCTTAATTCAGAAGATCCTTTGTCAG AACATGGGGGACTGCCTTCAGTGACATCATCAGTCAGTGCCTCAGTAATTAAATCTCCATCTGATCCTTCCCATGCCTCTATTCCACCACCCCCTCTTTTGCTTCCAGCAGCAACAACAAGGAGCAACAGCACATCCATGCCCAATAGCATTCCCAGCCTAGAAAACAAACCTCCACAGGCTATTGTTAAACCCCAGATCCTGACCCACGTCATCGAAGGCTTTGTGATTCAGGAGGGGTTGGAGCCATTCCCT GTCAGTCGTTCATCTTTGCTGGTGGAACAGCCTGCAGAGAAGAGATTGCTGGTGGAGGGTCAGATCATGAGTGTGGTGTGTGTTGAATCAGACTTGCAGAACACAAAACATGCAGACAACTCATCAGACACAGAGATAGAGGATATGATTGCAGAAG AGGGACTGGATGAAATTGAAAATGATCTTCTGAAGTGTGAATTTTGTGGAAAAATGGGATATCCCAATAAGTTTCTGCGGTCAAAAAGATTCTGCTCCACATCCTGTGCCAAAAG GCACAGCCTTAGTTGCACTAAGAAATTTGGGCTGTTTCCATCAGACAAGACCAGTCGTTGGAATCGGAAGTCAGATAGCCAAAGTCTTGGGCGACGCGGGCGTCGGCCGAGCGGCCCTGAGGGGGCGTCACGAGATCATTTTCTTAGACAG CTTCCAATTACTTATCCATCTGCAGAAGAAGATCTGGCTCCTCATGAAGACGCTGTTCCAACGGCCATGACCACGCGCCTGCGGAGGCAGAGTGAGAGGGAGAGGGAGCGGGAGCTTCGGGagctgaggatgaggaagatgCCAGAGAGCATCGACCTCTTACCAGTGGTGCAGACTGACCCCTCAGTATGGACTGTCGATGAAGTTTGGGCCTTTATACATTCTCTGCCTG GTTGTCAAGATATTGCAGATGAATTTAGAGCACAAGAAATTGATGGACAAGCTCTCCTTTTGTTGAAGGAGGATCACCTTATGAGTGCAATGAATATTAAGCTTGGACCTGCATTGAAAATCTGTGCACGCATCAATTCCTTGAAAGAATCCTAG
- the PHC3 gene encoding polyhomeotic-like protein 3 isoform X3 has translation MVLPAPPSRCVGIAPEAGRGSRRLGAGEPQARSGPGRRLRDPRASSAPRPRRAAPRAGAGGDRAEGEGERSGARRRGRAAQDFSRRGGAGARRAPGGSFAAPGCGCQSRACPPALYMGSLRRDSTPVERDAPRRNGGGAAAAVAPSRLDKRCTAMENEANTTTCSAPTTSVTTTSTSRTPLPQISVYSGSDRHAVQVIQQALHRPPSSAAQYLQQMYAAQQQHLMLQTAALQQQHLSSTQFQSLATVPQINLSTSPTPAQIISRSQTSNTTSSSITQQTMLLGSTSPTLSASQAQMYLRAQMLIFTPATTVAAVQSDIPVVSSSSSSSCQSAATQVQNLTVRSQKLGVLSSSQNGPPKSSSQSQSLCPSKAASSSKGSSDASESNRKGESPAPECRSTPVTRTSSIHHLIAPASYSPLQPHSLVKHQQIPLHSPPPKISHHQLILQQQQQQVQPIALQTPPGQEPPPSQHCLPLPSHALPPAPSSAQSHCSPIHIHPPPLTLSPTPSQSAQQSVVVSPPPSHSPSQSPTIIIHPQALIQSQASSLVPAALQPEPAAPQAAAANPARPSQPLSLPQHLPLPPSPAVHIGAVEPPSLVSPGQQLVSSTPHQQYPALQSAPIPLAAPPQLSASSTQIQPLPLQSVQSLQVQPEILSQGQVLVQNTLVSEEELPAAEALVQLPFQTLPPPQTVAVNLQVQPSVPIETPVIYQVENVCEEEMPEDSDCVHMARTPTPPTLSPPAITLGNGEALNSEDPLSEHGGLPSVTSSVSASVIKSPSDPSHASIPPPPLLLPAATTRSNSTSMPNSIPSLENKPPQAIVKPQILTHVIEGFVIQEGLEPFPVSRSSLLVEQPAEKRLLVEGQIMSVVCVESDLQNTKHADNSSDTEIEDMIAEEGLDEIENDLLKCEFCGKMGYPNKFLRSKRFCSTSCAKRHSLSCTKKFGLFPSDKTSRWNRKSDSQSLGRRGRRPSGPEGASRDHFLRQLPITYPSAEEDLAPHEDAVPTAMTTRLRRQSERERERELRELRMRKMPESIDLLPVVQTDPSVWTVDEVWAFIHSLPGCQDIADEFRAQEIDGQALLLLKEDHLMSAMNIKLGPALKICARINSLKES, from the exons ATGGTGCTCCCGGCGCCGCCGTCCCGCTGTGTCGGCATCGCCCCCGAGGCGGGCCGGGGCAGCCGCAGGCTCGGAGCGGGGGAGCCGCAGGCTCGGAgcgggccggggcggcggcTGCGCGACCCCCGCGCCTccagcgcgccccgcccgcgcCGGGCGGCACCACGCGCGGGGGCGGGAGGGGACCGCGCAGAAGGAGagggggagcggagcggggcgaGGCGGCGCGGGAGGGCAGCGCAGGATTTCTCCCGACGGGGCGGAGCAGGCGCCCGGAGAGCGCCGGGCGGCAGCTTCGCCGCCCCGGGATGCGGCTGTCAGTCCCGTGCGTGTCCCCCTGCGCTCTACATGGGCTCTCTCCGACGGGACTCCACACCTGTGGAGCGGGATGCTCCACGCCGCAACGGAGggggggcagcggcggcggtGGCACCCAG CAGGCTGGACAAACGCTGCACAGCTATGGAGAATGAAGCCAACACAACGACGTGTTCCGCACCCACCACGAGCGTCACCACCACCTCCACCTCGCGCACGCCGCTGCCGCAGATCTCCGTCTACAGCGGCTCTGACAGACATGCTGTCCAG GTTATTCAGCAGGCCTTGCATCGTCCTCCTAGCTCAGCTGCTCAGTACCTCCAGCAGATGTatgcagcccagcagcagcatctaATGCTGCAgactgctgctctgcagcagcagcacttaaGCAGTACCCAATTTCAGAGTCTGGCAACTGTTCCACAG aTTAACCTCTCCACCTCTCCTACACCTGCACAGATAATAAGCCGTTCTCAGACCTCcaacaccaccagcagcagcatcacccaACAGACGATGTTGCTGGGCAGCACCTCTCCCACCCTGAGTGCCAGCCAGGCTCAAATGTATCTCCGAGCTCAGATG CTTATTTTTACTCCTGCGAccactgtggctgctgtccAGTCTGACATTCCTGTTgtctcctcatcctcctcatcttcctgTCAGTCTGCAGCTACTCAG GTTCAGAACTTGACGGTGCGCAGTCAGAAGCTGGGTGTGTTGTCAAGTTCACAGAATGGCCCAccaaagagcagcagccaaagccagTCGCTGTGCCCCAGtaaggctgccagcagctccaagggcagcTCAGATGCCTCAGAGAGCAACAGGAAAGGGGAGAGCCCCGCCCCAGAGTGCCGCAGCACGCCCGTCACACGGACATCCAGCATCCACCACCTCATTGCACCAG CTTCATATTCTCCATTGCAACCTCATTCTCTAGTAAAACATCAGCAGATCCCACTTCATTCACCACCTCCAAAGATTTCCCATCATCagctgatcctgcagcagcagcagcagcaagtccAGCCGATTGCACTTCAGACTCCTCCGGGCCAGGAGCCGCCTCCATCCCAGCACTgtctgcccctgcccagccacgcGCTGCCTCCGGCGCCCAGCAGCGCCCAGTCCCACTGCTCCCCTATCCACATCCATCCTCCCCCTCTCACGCTCTCCCCTACCCCGTCCCAGTCAGCTCAGCAGTCAGTGGTGGTGTCCCCTCCGCCGTCCCACTCCCCGAGTCAGTCACCCACCATAATTATTCACCCTCAAGCCCTTATCCAGTCCCAGGCCAGCTCCCTGGTGCCAGCGGCTCTGCAGCCCGAGCCGGCCGCTCCCCAGGCGGCCGCCGCCAACCCCGCGCGGCCATCGCAGCCGCTGAGCCTCCCGCAGCACCTGCCGCTGCCGCCCTCGCCCGCCGTGCACATCGGGGCCGTGGAGCCGCCCAGCTTGGTTTCCCCGGGCCAGCAGCTCGTGTCCTCCACGCCACACCAGCAGTATCCAGCCCTGCAATCCGCTCCCATCCCTCTGGCAGCTCCGCCTCAGCTCTCGGCATCCTCAACTCAGATTCAACCGCTGCCCCTGCAGTCTGTGCAGTCTTTACAAGTGCAGCCTGAAATTCTGTCCCAGGGCCAGGTTTTGGTTCAAAACACTTTGGTTTCTGAGGAGGAACTtcctgctgcagaggctctggTCCAGCTGCCATTTCAGACTCTTCCACCGCCACAGACCGTCGCAGTAAATCTGCAGGTGCAGCCGTCAGTTCCGATTGAAACTCCAGTG ATTTACCAAGTGGAGAATGTGTGTGAAGAGGAGATGCCCGAGGACTCAGATTGTGTCCACATGGCAAGAACACCTACACCACCCACCTTGTCCCCACCAGCCATAACCTTGGGCAATGGAGAGGCTCTTAATTCAGAAGATCCTTTGTCAG AACATGGGGGACTGCCTTCAGTGACATCATCAGTCAGTGCCTCAGTAATTAAATCTCCATCTGATCCTTCCCATGCCTCTATTCCACCACCCCCTCTTTTGCTTCCAGCAGCAACAACAAGGAGCAACAGCACATCCATGCCCAATAGCATTCCCAGCCTAGAAAACAAACCTCCACAGGCTATTGTTAAACCCCAGATCCTGACCCACGTCATCGAAGGCTTTGTGATTCAGGAGGGGTTGGAGCCATTCCCT GTCAGTCGTTCATCTTTGCTGGTGGAACAGCCTGCAGAGAAGAGATTGCTGGTGGAGGGTCAGATCATGAGTGTGGTGTGTGTTGAATCAGACTTGCAGAACACAAAACATGCAGACAACTCATCAGACACAGAGATAGAGGATATGATTGCAGAAG AGGGACTGGATGAAATTGAAAATGATCTTCTGAAGTGTGAATTTTGTGGAAAAATGGGATATCCCAATAAGTTTCTGCGGTCAAAAAGATTCTGCTCCACATCCTGTGCCAAAAG GCACAGCCTTAGTTGCACTAAGAAATTTGGGCTGTTTCCATCAGACAAGACCAGTCGTTGGAATCGGAAGTCAGATAGCCAAAGTCTTGGGCGACGCGGGCGTCGGCCGAGCGGCCCTGAGGGGGCGTCACGAGATCATTTTCTTAGACAG CTTCCAATTACTTATCCATCTGCAGAAGAAGATCTGGCTCCTCATGAAGACGCTGTTCCAACGGCCATGACCACGCGCCTGCGGAGGCAGAGTGAGAGGGAGAGGGAGCGGGAGCTTCGGGagctgaggatgaggaagatgCCAGAGAGCATCGACCTCTTACCAGTGGTGCAGACTGACCCCTCAGTATGGACTGTCGATGAAGTTTGGGCCTTTATACATTCTCTGCCTG GTTGTCAAGATATTGCAGATGAATTTAGAGCACAAGAAATTGATGGACAAGCTCTCCTTTTGTTGAAGGAGGATCACCTTATGAGTGCAATGAATATTAAGCTTGGACCTGCATTGAAAATCTGTGCACGCATCAATTCCTTGAAAGAATCCTAG
- the PHC3 gene encoding polyhomeotic-like protein 3 isoform X4, which yields MVLPAPPSRCVGIAPEAGRGSRRLGAGEPQARSGPGRRLRDPRASSAPRPRRAAPRAGAGGDRAEGEGERSGARRRGRAAQDFSRRGGAGARRAPGGSFAAPGCGCQSRACPPALYMGSLRRDSTPVERDAPRRNGGGAAAAVAPSRLDKRCTAMENEANTTTCSAPTTSVTTTSTSRTPLPQISVYSGSDRHAVQVIQQALHRPPSSAAQYLQQMYAAQQQHLMLQTAALQQQHLSSTQFQSLATVPQIISRSQTSNTTSSSITQQTMLLGSTSPTLSASQAQMYLRAQMLIFTPATTVAAVQSDIPVVSSSSSSSCQSAATQVQNLTVRSQKLGVLSSSQNGPPKSSSQSQSLCPSKAASSSKGSSDASESNRKGESPAPECRSTPVTRTSSIHHLIAPASYSPLQPHSLVKHQQIPLHSPPPKISHHQLILQQQQQQVQPIALQTPPGQEPPPSQHCLPLPSHALPPAPSSAQSHCSPIHIHPPPLTLSPTPSQSAQQSVVVSPPPSHSPSQSPTIIIHPQALIQSQASSLVPAALQPEPAAPQAAAANPARPSQPLSLPQHLPLPPSPAVHIGAVEPPSLVSPGQQLVSSTPHQQYPALQSAPIPLAAPPQLSASSTQIQPLPLQSVQSLQVQPEILSQGQVLVQNTLVSEEELPAAEALVQLPFQTLPPPQTVAVNLQVQPSVPIETPVIYQVENVCEEEMPEDSDCVHMARTPTPPTLSPPAITLGNGEALNSEDPLSEHGGLPSVTSSVSASVIKSPSDPSHASIPPPPLLLPAATTRSNSTSMPNSIPSLENKPPQAIVKPQILTHVIEGFVIQEGLEPFPVSRSSLLVEQPAEKRLLVEGQIMSVVCVESDLQNTKHADNSSDTEIEDMIAEEGLDEIENDLLKCEFCGKMGYPNKFLRSKRFCSTSCAKRHSLSCTKKFGLFPSDKTSRWNRKSDSQSLGRRGRRPSGPEGASRDHFLRQLPITYPSAEEDLAPHEDAVPTAMTTRLRRQSERERERELRELRMRKMPESIDLLPVVQTDPSVWTVDEVWAFIHSLPGCQDIADEFRAQEIDGQALLLLKEDHLMSAMNIKLGPALKICARINSLKES from the exons ATGGTGCTCCCGGCGCCGCCGTCCCGCTGTGTCGGCATCGCCCCCGAGGCGGGCCGGGGCAGCCGCAGGCTCGGAGCGGGGGAGCCGCAGGCTCGGAgcgggccggggcggcggcTGCGCGACCCCCGCGCCTccagcgcgccccgcccgcgcCGGGCGGCACCACGCGCGGGGGCGGGAGGGGACCGCGCAGAAGGAGagggggagcggagcggggcgaGGCGGCGCGGGAGGGCAGCGCAGGATTTCTCCCGACGGGGCGGAGCAGGCGCCCGGAGAGCGCCGGGCGGCAGCTTCGCCGCCCCGGGATGCGGCTGTCAGTCCCGTGCGTGTCCCCCTGCGCTCTACATGGGCTCTCTCCGACGGGACTCCACACCTGTGGAGCGGGATGCTCCACGCCGCAACGGAGggggggcagcggcggcggtGGCACCCAG CAGGCTGGACAAACGCTGCACAGCTATGGAGAATGAAGCCAACACAACGACGTGTTCCGCACCCACCACGAGCGTCACCACCACCTCCACCTCGCGCACGCCGCTGCCGCAGATCTCCGTCTACAGCGGCTCTGACAGACATGCTGTCCAG GTTATTCAGCAGGCCTTGCATCGTCCTCCTAGCTCAGCTGCTCAGTACCTCCAGCAGATGTatgcagcccagcagcagcatctaATGCTGCAgactgctgctctgcagcagcagcacttaaGCAGTACCCAATTTCAGAGTCTGGCAACTGTTCCACAG ATAATAAGCCGTTCTCAGACCTCcaacaccaccagcagcagcatcacccaACAGACGATGTTGCTGGGCAGCACCTCTCCCACCCTGAGTGCCAGCCAGGCTCAAATGTATCTCCGAGCTCAGATG CTTATTTTTACTCCTGCGAccactgtggctgctgtccAGTCTGACATTCCTGTTgtctcctcatcctcctcatcttcctgTCAGTCTGCAGCTACTCAG GTTCAGAACTTGACGGTGCGCAGTCAGAAGCTGGGTGTGTTGTCAAGTTCACAGAATGGCCCAccaaagagcagcagccaaagccagTCGCTGTGCCCCAGtaaggctgccagcagctccaagggcagcTCAGATGCCTCAGAGAGCAACAGGAAAGGGGAGAGCCCCGCCCCAGAGTGCCGCAGCACGCCCGTCACACGGACATCCAGCATCCACCACCTCATTGCACCAG CTTCATATTCTCCATTGCAACCTCATTCTCTAGTAAAACATCAGCAGATCCCACTTCATTCACCACCTCCAAAGATTTCCCATCATCagctgatcctgcagcagcagcagcagcaagtccAGCCGATTGCACTTCAGACTCCTCCGGGCCAGGAGCCGCCTCCATCCCAGCACTgtctgcccctgcccagccacgcGCTGCCTCCGGCGCCCAGCAGCGCCCAGTCCCACTGCTCCCCTATCCACATCCATCCTCCCCCTCTCACGCTCTCCCCTACCCCGTCCCAGTCAGCTCAGCAGTCAGTGGTGGTGTCCCCTCCGCCGTCCCACTCCCCGAGTCAGTCACCCACCATAATTATTCACCCTCAAGCCCTTATCCAGTCCCAGGCCAGCTCCCTGGTGCCAGCGGCTCTGCAGCCCGAGCCGGCCGCTCCCCAGGCGGCCGCCGCCAACCCCGCGCGGCCATCGCAGCCGCTGAGCCTCCCGCAGCACCTGCCGCTGCCGCCCTCGCCCGCCGTGCACATCGGGGCCGTGGAGCCGCCCAGCTTGGTTTCCCCGGGCCAGCAGCTCGTGTCCTCCACGCCACACCAGCAGTATCCAGCCCTGCAATCCGCTCCCATCCCTCTGGCAGCTCCGCCTCAGCTCTCGGCATCCTCAACTCAGATTCAACCGCTGCCCCTGCAGTCTGTGCAGTCTTTACAAGTGCAGCCTGAAATTCTGTCCCAGGGCCAGGTTTTGGTTCAAAACACTTTGGTTTCTGAGGAGGAACTtcctgctgcagaggctctggTCCAGCTGCCATTTCAGACTCTTCCACCGCCACAGACCGTCGCAGTAAATCTGCAGGTGCAGCCGTCAGTTCCGATTGAAACTCCAGTG ATTTACCAAGTGGAGAATGTGTGTGAAGAGGAGATGCCCGAGGACTCAGATTGTGTCCACATGGCAAGAACACCTACACCACCCACCTTGTCCCCACCAGCCATAACCTTGGGCAATGGAGAGGCTCTTAATTCAGAAGATCCTTTGTCAG AACATGGGGGACTGCCTTCAGTGACATCATCAGTCAGTGCCTCAGTAATTAAATCTCCATCTGATCCTTCCCATGCCTCTATTCCACCACCCCCTCTTTTGCTTCCAGCAGCAACAACAAGGAGCAACAGCACATCCATGCCCAATAGCATTCCCAGCCTAGAAAACAAACCTCCACAGGCTATTGTTAAACCCCAGATCCTGACCCACGTCATCGAAGGCTTTGTGATTCAGGAGGGGTTGGAGCCATTCCCT GTCAGTCGTTCATCTTTGCTGGTGGAACAGCCTGCAGAGAAGAGATTGCTGGTGGAGGGTCAGATCATGAGTGTGGTGTGTGTTGAATCAGACTTGCAGAACACAAAACATGCAGACAACTCATCAGACACAGAGATAGAGGATATGATTGCAGAAG AGGGACTGGATGAAATTGAAAATGATCTTCTGAAGTGTGAATTTTGTGGAAAAATGGGATATCCCAATAAGTTTCTGCGGTCAAAAAGATTCTGCTCCACATCCTGTGCCAAAAG GCACAGCCTTAGTTGCACTAAGAAATTTGGGCTGTTTCCATCAGACAAGACCAGTCGTTGGAATCGGAAGTCAGATAGCCAAAGTCTTGGGCGACGCGGGCGTCGGCCGAGCGGCCCTGAGGGGGCGTCACGAGATCATTTTCTTAGACAG CTTCCAATTACTTATCCATCTGCAGAAGAAGATCTGGCTCCTCATGAAGACGCTGTTCCAACGGCCATGACCACGCGCCTGCGGAGGCAGAGTGAGAGGGAGAGGGAGCGGGAGCTTCGGGagctgaggatgaggaagatgCCAGAGAGCATCGACCTCTTACCAGTGGTGCAGACTGACCCCTCAGTATGGACTGTCGATGAAGTTTGGGCCTTTATACATTCTCTGCCTG GTTGTCAAGATATTGCAGATGAATTTAGAGCACAAGAAATTGATGGACAAGCTCTCCTTTTGTTGAAGGAGGATCACCTTATGAGTGCAATGAATATTAAGCTTGGACCTGCATTGAAAATCTGTGCACGCATCAATTCCTTGAAAGAATCCTAG